A DNA window from Sphingopyxis macrogoltabida contains the following coding sequences:
- the ppdK gene encoding pyruvate, phosphate dikinase — MTKMVHLFGGPATTAERSKELLGGKGSNLAEMASIGLPVPPGFTITTDVCTAYYANGEQFPAGLVEDVAAGIAHIEGITGKKFGDAADPLLVSVRSGARVSMPGMMDTVLNLGLNDRTVVGLSEASGDPRFAWDSYRRFVQMYADVVMGLDHAEFEEALEVAKEDKGFYLDTEMSAEDWQALVKEYQAIVERETGAPFPQEPNDQLWGAVGAVFASWESDRAKVYRRLNSIPGEWGTAVNVQAMVFGNMGDTSATGVAFTRDPATGERAWYGEWLINAQGEDVVAGIRTPQYLTRIAREKAGAKPLSMEEAMPETFTELGRVFDTLETHYRDMQDIEFTVERGTLWMLQTRSGKRTAKAALKIAVDMAAEGLITEEEAVGRVDPGALDQLLHPTLDPKAPRDVLTKGLPASPGAASGKIMFDADSAEKAAGMGEAVILVRVETSPEDIHGMHAAKGILTARGGMTSHAAVVARGMGRPCVSGAGGLSIDGNARVLRVAGRELREGDILTLDGSTGEVMAGEVPTLLPELVGDFGTLMEWADKVRRMKVRTNAETPADAQVARDFGAEGIGLCRTEHMFFDAARITAVREMILAENEDGRRAALAKLLPEQRGDFAAIFGVMAGLPVTIRLLDPPLHEFLPTREEDFAVVAEAAGVGIEALKARANELHEFNPMLGHRGCRLGVTYPEIYEMQARAIFEAACDVAAETGAAPIPEVMIPLVATRREFDLMKAVVDAQAKAVFAEKGREIAYLVGTMIELPRAALMAGEIAETAEFFSFGTNDLTQTTIGISRDDAGRFLTQYVDKGIFLTDPFVSLDVEGVGQLIEIAADRGRATRPDVKLGICGEHGGDAPSIHFCEKTGLDYVSASPYRVPIARLAAAQAALKAK, encoded by the coding sequence ATGACGAAGATGGTGCATTTGTTCGGCGGTCCGGCCACGACAGCCGAACGCTCGAAGGAATTGCTCGGCGGCAAGGGATCGAACCTTGCCGAAATGGCCTCGATCGGCCTCCCGGTTCCGCCGGGCTTTACGATCACCACCGACGTCTGCACCGCTTATTATGCCAATGGCGAACAATTCCCGGCCGGGCTGGTCGAGGATGTCGCCGCCGGCATCGCGCATATCGAGGGCATTACCGGCAAGAAATTCGGCGACGCCGCCGATCCGCTGCTCGTCTCGGTCCGTTCGGGCGCGCGCGTGTCGATGCCCGGCATGATGGACACCGTCCTCAACCTCGGGCTCAACGACCGCACCGTCGTCGGCCTCTCCGAAGCGTCGGGCGACCCGCGCTTTGCATGGGACAGCTATCGCCGCTTCGTCCAGATGTACGCCGACGTCGTCATGGGGCTCGACCATGCCGAGTTCGAGGAGGCGCTGGAAGTCGCCAAGGAAGACAAGGGCTTCTACCTCGACACGGAGATGTCGGCCGAAGACTGGCAGGCGCTGGTCAAGGAATATCAGGCGATCGTCGAACGCGAAACCGGCGCACCCTTCCCGCAGGAACCCAACGACCAGCTTTGGGGCGCTGTCGGCGCCGTCTTCGCGAGCTGGGAAAGCGACCGCGCCAAAGTCTATCGCCGCCTCAACAGCATCCCCGGCGAATGGGGCACTGCGGTCAATGTGCAGGCGATGGTGTTCGGCAACATGGGCGACACCTCGGCGACCGGCGTGGCATTCACGCGTGACCCCGCGACCGGCGAGCGCGCCTGGTACGGCGAATGGCTGATCAATGCGCAGGGCGAGGACGTCGTCGCGGGCATCCGCACGCCGCAATATCTGACCAGGATCGCGCGCGAAAAGGCAGGCGCCAAGCCGCTGTCGATGGAAGAGGCGATGCCCGAGACCTTCACGGAGCTCGGCCGCGTCTTCGACACGCTCGAAACCCACTACCGCGACATGCAGGACATCGAGTTCACCGTCGAACGCGGGACCTTGTGGATGCTCCAGACGCGCTCGGGCAAGCGTACCGCCAAGGCGGCGCTGAAGATTGCGGTCGACATGGCGGCGGAAGGTCTGATCACCGAGGAAGAGGCTGTCGGCCGCGTCGATCCGGGCGCTCTCGACCAGCTTCTCCACCCAACGCTCGATCCCAAGGCTCCGCGCGACGTGCTGACCAAGGGGCTCCCGGCGAGCCCCGGCGCCGCATCGGGCAAGATCATGTTCGACGCCGACAGCGCCGAAAAGGCGGCCGGCATGGGCGAGGCGGTGATCCTCGTCCGCGTCGAAACCAGCCCCGAGGACATCCACGGCATGCACGCCGCCAAGGGCATCCTGACCGCGCGCGGCGGGATGACCAGCCACGCCGCGGTCGTCGCGCGCGGCATGGGCCGCCCTTGCGTCTCGGGTGCCGGTGGGCTCAGCATCGACGGCAATGCCCGCGTGCTGCGGGTCGCCGGACGCGAATTGCGCGAAGGCGACATCCTGACGCTCGATGGTTCGACTGGCGAAGTGATGGCTGGCGAGGTTCCGACCCTGCTCCCCGAGCTCGTCGGCGATTTCGGCACGCTGATGGAATGGGCCGACAAGGTGCGCCGGATGAAGGTGCGTACCAACGCTGAAACCCCGGCCGATGCACAGGTCGCACGCGATTTCGGTGCCGAGGGCATCGGTCTCTGCCGCACCGAGCATATGTTCTTCGACGCGGCGCGGATCACCGCGGTGCGCGAGATGATTCTCGCCGAAAACGAGGACGGCCGCCGCGCGGCGCTCGCCAAGCTGCTCCCCGAACAGCGCGGCGACTTTGCTGCGATCTTCGGCGTGATGGCCGGCCTGCCGGTCACCATCCGCCTGCTCGACCCGCCGCTCCACGAATTCCTGCCGACGCGCGAGGAGGATTTCGCCGTCGTGGCAGAGGCCGCGGGGGTCGGGATCGAGGCGCTGAAGGCGCGCGCCAACGAGCTGCACGAGTTCAACCCGATGCTTGGCCATCGCGGCTGCCGTCTCGGCGTCACCTACCCCGAAATCTACGAGATGCAGGCACGCGCTATCTTCGAGGCGGCGTGCGACGTCGCCGCCGAAACCGGCGCCGCGCCGATCCCCGAGGTGATGATCCCCTTGGTGGCGACGCGCCGCGAGTTCGACCTGATGAAGGCGGTCGTCGACGCGCAGGCCAAGGCGGTCTTCGCCGAAAAGGGCCGCGAGATAGCCTATCTGGTCGGCACGATGATCGAACTGCCGCGCGCCGCGCTGATGGCGGGCGAGATCGCCGAGACGGCGGAGTTCTTCAGCTTCGGCACGAACGATCTCACGCAGACGACGATCGGCATCAGCCGCGACGACGCGGGGCGCTTCCTGACGCAATATGTCGACAAGGGCATTTTCCTGACCGACCCGTTCGTCAGCCTCGACGTCGAGGGCGTGGGTCAGCTGATCGAGATTGCCGCCGACCGCGGCCGCGCCACGCGGCCGGACGTCAAGCTCGGCATCTGCGGCGAGCATGGCGGCGACGCGCCGAGCATCCATTTCTGCGAAAAGACCGGCCTCGACTATGTCAGCGCCTCGCCTTACCGTGTGCCCATCGCGCGTCTGGCGGCAGCACAGGCGGCGCTGAAGGCAAAATAA
- a CDS encoding DUF1214 domain-containing protein: protein MKSWHRYAITLVGGLAVGLGAAWALTSGGLGDGGIRNGPWTTSLGYGTKATDPLTRAMVARSGLLALPAKETVYWMAKADAAGAPLDGNCRYSLSGTPLDARWWSVTVYDDRGYLVDNPARIWSVNGANVALDAKGEWRVTISPDKPAGTAWLPGIKGRPFQLTLRMYNPGKAFRADPEKAVLPRLVKEGC, encoded by the coding sequence ATGAAGAGCTGGCACCGCTATGCGATCACTCTGGTGGGCGGATTGGCGGTGGGGCTCGGCGCAGCGTGGGCGCTGACCAGCGGCGGGCTCGGCGACGGCGGAATCCGCAACGGCCCGTGGACGACCTCGCTCGGTTACGGGACCAAGGCGACGGACCCGCTGACGCGCGCGATGGTCGCGCGCTCGGGCCTGCTCGCGCTGCCCGCGAAGGAAACCGTCTACTGGATGGCAAAGGCCGATGCGGCGGGCGCGCCGCTCGACGGCAATTGCCGCTACAGCCTGTCGGGAACGCCGCTCGACGCGCGCTGGTGGAGCGTTACTGTCTATGACGACAGGGGCTATCTGGTGGATAACCCGGCGCGCATCTGGTCGGTCAACGGCGCGAATGTCGCGCTCGACGCAAAGGGCGAGTGGCGCGTCACGATTTCGCCCGACAAGCCCGCCGGCACCGCCTGGCTGCCCGGGATCAAGGGCCGGCCATTTCAGTTGACCTTGCGCATGTACAATCCCGGCAAGGCGTTCCGGGCCGATCCCGAAAAGGCGGTGCTGCCGCGGCTCGTGAAGGAGGGCTGCTGA
- a CDS encoding DUF1254 domain-containing protein: MRGWLGPILFGLIAAAATAWAAVLYVPYGLMNVAMERLGQGGVNTMSYGNLATPERQPVVRPSPDLAYSSCPYDLSAGPVAIDVAPVAGRYSSLSVFDAATDVIFVRNDVEAGGKPYRIIVARAGQAVPAGAEVVRTGHDRGIALIRLLLKDPEEIGGLDAARRESSCATVTNKK, encoded by the coding sequence ATGCGCGGCTGGCTCGGCCCGATCCTGTTCGGCCTGATCGCCGCCGCTGCGACTGCATGGGCGGCGGTGCTCTACGTCCCCTATGGACTGATGAACGTCGCGATGGAGCGGCTGGGGCAGGGGGGCGTCAACACGATGTCCTATGGCAATCTCGCGACTCCCGAGCGCCAGCCGGTGGTGCGGCCCAGTCCCGACCTCGCCTATTCGAGCTGTCCCTATGACCTGTCGGCGGGGCCGGTGGCGATCGACGTGGCCCCGGTGGCGGGACGGTATAGTTCGCTCAGCGTCTTCGACGCGGCGACCGACGTGATCTTCGTCCGCAACGATGTCGAGGCGGGGGGCAAACCCTATCGAATCATCGTTGCGCGAGCGGGGCAGGCGGTGCCCGCGGGGGCAGAGGTCGTGCGCACCGGCCACGACCGCGGCATCGCGCTGATCCGCCTGCTGCTCAAGGATCCCGAAGAAATCGGTGGGCTCGACGCGGCGCGGCGCGAGTCGTCGTGCGCCACGGTCACAAATAAGAAATAG
- a CDS encoding ATP-dependent helicase has product MAWDTGLDKGSVAYGIAAAPEPRVRVIAGPGTGKSFAMKRRVAKLLESGIAPKEVLAVTFTRVAAEDLHRELQKLGTPGCEELEGQTLHSLAMRILSRKHVLEAVGRFPRPLNTFETKAMICDLAGDNGGKRKVKKLIQGYTAAWAQSQGDEPGFAKDGAEKKLQADLLDWLDFHQGMLIGELIPYLVRYLKDNPAAAEHNEFKHLLVDEFQDLNKAEQTAIAYLGAAAEVCIVGDDDQSIYSFKNAHPDGIREWKGIHPGCADLKMVDCHRCPTTVVEMANALIAVNKNRTPRALNALAVKGPGEVAIVQVPYLHNEAEWIKSKIEGLLSAGVHPSEIIILVQRAVAGKPILQALRVAEIPAKSYYEESQLDSETAQMRFALFKLFLNNEDRVALRYLLGSDVDDFRCKSYARVRKHCENSGDSPWQAMNKLVDDALTLAHTKPLVARFQLLTEALGELEAVKGDVQSFIDQLLPDGDDELAELRALALVQMEGAETPADLLTGMMQEITQPDIPPTVEEVRLMSLHKSKGLSSPYVFVAGCVEGILPPAFDPEWSKDEKDAALEEARRLFYVGITRVKADPENGRPGSLFISYPQQMTIKDAYGANVAFKTQSGPMANLLPSRFLNELGPTAPKAVAG; this is encoded by the coding sequence ATGGCTTGGGACACGGGTTTGGATAAAGGCAGCGTAGCCTATGGGATCGCGGCAGCGCCCGAACCGCGTGTGCGCGTCATAGCCGGTCCGGGCACCGGCAAATCCTTTGCCATGAAGCGACGCGTCGCGAAGCTGCTCGAATCCGGCATTGCGCCGAAAGAAGTTCTCGCGGTCACATTCACGCGTGTAGCTGCCGAAGACCTGCATCGCGAACTTCAAAAGCTAGGCACGCCGGGATGCGAGGAGCTGGAAGGCCAGACCCTGCATAGCTTGGCGATGCGCATCCTGTCTCGTAAGCACGTTTTGGAAGCAGTCGGTCGCTTCCCTCGTCCACTGAATACCTTTGAGACCAAGGCAATGATCTGCGACCTCGCTGGCGACAACGGCGGTAAACGCAAGGTCAAGAAGCTGATTCAGGGCTACACCGCCGCTTGGGCGCAAAGTCAGGGCGACGAGCCGGGCTTCGCAAAGGACGGTGCCGAGAAAAAGTTGCAAGCCGATCTGCTCGACTGGCTCGACTTCCATCAGGGCATGTTGATCGGCGAGCTTATCCCGTACTTGGTGCGCTACCTTAAGGATAATCCGGCGGCGGCAGAGCACAACGAGTTCAAGCATCTTCTCGTCGACGAGTTTCAGGATCTGAACAAGGCGGAACAGACGGCGATTGCCTACCTCGGCGCTGCCGCCGAAGTCTGCATCGTCGGCGACGATGACCAGTCGATCTACAGCTTCAAGAACGCACACCCAGACGGCATTCGGGAGTGGAAGGGTATCCATCCGGGCTGCGCCGATTTGAAGATGGTCGACTGCCATCGCTGCCCGACGACGGTCGTCGAGATGGCGAATGCGTTGATTGCCGTGAATAAGAACCGAACTCCTCGGGCGCTGAACGCGCTTGCCGTGAAGGGGCCGGGCGAGGTCGCGATTGTGCAAGTCCCCTACCTCCACAACGAGGCGGAGTGGATCAAAAGTAAGATCGAGGGCTTGCTCAGCGCTGGCGTCCACCCGAGCGAGATAATCATTCTCGTGCAGCGCGCCGTCGCAGGCAAGCCGATCCTTCAGGCGCTACGCGTTGCCGAAATACCGGCGAAGTCATACTACGAGGAAAGTCAGCTCGACTCGGAGACCGCGCAGATGCGGTTCGCATTGTTCAAGTTGTTCCTGAACAACGAGGACCGCGTCGCGCTCCGCTATCTGCTGGGCTCCGACGTCGACGACTTCCGTTGCAAGTCATACGCACGCGTTCGCAAGCACTGCGAGAACTCGGGCGACAGTCCTTGGCAAGCAATGAACAAGTTAGTCGACGATGCGCTGACCCTTGCCCACACGAAGCCGTTGGTGGCCCGCTTCCAGCTCCTCACCGAGGCGCTGGGAGAGTTGGAAGCGGTCAAGGGCGACGTTCAGTCGTTCATCGACCAGTTGTTGCCGGACGGGGATGACGAACTCGCTGAACTTCGGGCGCTCGCCCTAGTCCAGATGGAGGGGGCCGAGACGCCCGCCGATCTGCTCACCGGCATGATGCAGGAGATCACCCAGCCCGACATTCCGCCCACGGTGGAGGAGGTCCGGCTGATGAGCCTCCACAAGAGCAAGGGACTGAGCTCGCCCTATGTGTTCGTCGCCGGATGCGTCGAGGGCATCCTGCCCCCGGCCTTCGATCCCGAGTGGTCGAAGGACGAGAAGGACGCCGCGCTCGAAGAGGCGCGGCGGCTGTTCTATGTGGGCATCACGCGCGTGAAGGCGGACCCGGAGAACGGGCGGCCGGGGAGCCTCTTCATCAGCTACCCACAGCAAATGACCATCAAGGATGCTTACGGAGCGAATGTGGCCTTCAAGACGCAGTCGGGGCCGATGGCGAACCTCTTGCCGAGCCGGTTCTTGAACGAGCTCGGCCCGACCGCGCCCAAAGCCGTCGCCGGATAG